The following are from one region of the Quercus robur chromosome 1, dhQueRobu3.1, whole genome shotgun sequence genome:
- the LOC126722640 gene encoding uncharacterized protein At2g29880-like, whose product MLTGPNTSGFGWDTMRKCVTAKNDVWDAYVQSHKGAIACRNKSFPYYEDLCIVYAKDHATGKDAQAPIDVVEELEAEKNDEKLDDIPEDVDCTQIPTPGNNGEEQNARKKKRKIRSGEDNMVEAMKEVTIILAAQLKDASDNLNKAVIGVVAVESRSKINDELLKLLGLTTKECHKATKLIACQHELIDVFLSMLDVEKEEWVKGLINGDF is encoded by the exons ATGTTGACTGGACCTAACACAAGTGGGTTTGGATGGGACACTATGAGGAAGTGCGTTACTGCTAAAAATGATGTGTGGGATGCATATGTGCAG agtCATAAGGGGGCAATTGCTTGTAGAAACAAATCATTTCCATACTATGAAGACCTTTGCATTGTGTATGCAAAAGACCATGCTACTGGTAAAGATGCTCAAGCACCTATAGATGTTGTTGAAGAACTAGAAGCAGAGAAAAATGATGAGAAATTAGATGATATTCCTGAAGACGTGGACTGCACGCAAATTCCCACCCCTGGCAATAACGGGGAAGAACAGAATGctcgaaaaaagaaaagaaaaattcgaAGTGGTGAAGATAATATGGTAGAAGCAATGAAAGAAGTTACAATCATTCTTGCTGCTCAGCTAAAGGATGCATCAGATAACCTTAACAAGGCAGTTATTGGAGTAGTAGCAGTTGAAAGTAGGTCCAAAATCAATGATGAATTACTAAAACTACTTGGCCTTACAACTAAGGAGTGTCACAAGGCAACTAAATTGATTGCTTGTCAACATGAACTAATAGATGTTTTCTTGAGCATGTTGGATGTTGAGAAGGAAGAATGGGTGAAAGGCCTTATTAATGGTGACTTTTGA